The Chryseobacterium suipulveris genome window below encodes:
- a CDS encoding carboxypeptidase regulatory-like domain-containing protein yields the protein MIKKLSLISLFTLLPASFYFAQTTVYAYLKDADGKPVESAEVDLKGSEHDVKADKIGYFQFVDLKSGHYQIVITKPNYETKVMEFDVKSDEKRKDLGVITLYTSLTGADQGLVIIDNNSGDEENSSQTSTVGLLQSSQDVFSRIAAFDLGAYWYRPRGIDGRTGETMMNGVTMVKSDNGNVDFSNWGGLNEITRYPEVAANHSPSEYAFGGASSVIYKNTNASEYRKGFQATYSLTNRNYRNRASLRYTSGMKRNGWAVTAMAARRWAQEGIQEGTFYDAYGAYLGIEKKFSDTHTMTFNAFAAPYRRSTSSPNTQEVYDFMGVHYNSYWGWQDGKKRSERVRQGFQPIIQLQDFWKINKKSSLATAISYQFGKDKSARLDWQSVPNPSPTYYRYLPSYFYGQMEEILSENPGADVSSFNDAYQTALAGWQSGDPKFTQLNWDNLYHRNQSQTADNYYGVTGKRALYYQVNDVSDDKIFNAATHYVYNFTDTSKLLLNVSYQNYKSELYREVKDLLGADFVLNKDPFAATNNAGTSGLYDEGEANVTKKVGDKMGYDYIFRRQDIKVNPGFKFQTGKFDVFISGLAGYSTSNREGLYHHYLYKDSFGKSKDYNFWDFGMKGQIVYKVDGRNFLVYNGAYFSQAPFLEDLFINPRANASVAPNIKNSIINANDLSYIMNTPFVKMRLTGYLVDTQNDTNVQRFFADGIQLSREGQDGIETTVQSAFVTQTMTNVEKRNMGVEFGVDVKVLPTLSLQGLASYGQYTYKNDPHAYFSSDATGVFENGLPYLDIGKAYLKNYRLGGTPQQGYSLGFRYNSPKYWWFGANWNYLDDNFLDPSAIIRSERFVQNPVSGTPYAGLTADDLRKVLAPTKLPSAYFINANVGKSWRLGAYYVLITASVNNILDNTKYITGGFEQTRRVTFPGFVQENDRQYPQFGPKYWYTQGRSYFINLQVRF from the coding sequence ATGATTAAAAAACTATCATTAATCTCATTGTTTACGCTGCTTCCGGCATCTTTTTATTTTGCACAGACCACGGTTTACGCATACTTGAAAGATGCAGACGGAAAACCAGTGGAAAGCGCAGAGGTTGACTTGAAAGGTTCTGAGCATGATGTAAAGGCCGACAAAATTGGATACTTCCAGTTTGTTGATCTTAAATCTGGTCACTACCAGATTGTGATTACCAAACCCAATTACGAAACAAAAGTAATGGAGTTTGATGTAAAGAGCGACGAAAAGAGAAAAGATTTAGGGGTAATTACCCTTTACACATCTTTAACAGGAGCAGATCAGGGACTGGTAATAATCGACAACAACAGTGGTGACGAGGAAAACTCGAGCCAAACTTCAACTGTCGGCTTATTGCAGTCTTCACAGGATGTTTTCAGCAGAATTGCAGCGTTTGATTTGGGTGCTTACTGGTACCGACCAAGAGGTATTGACGGAAGAACTGGTGAAACCATGATGAACGGTGTTACAATGGTAAAATCTGACAACGGAAACGTAGATTTCAGCAACTGGGGCGGTCTTAACGAAATCACGAGATATCCAGAAGTTGCAGCGAATCATTCACCTTCAGAATATGCTTTCGGGGGTGCGAGTTCCGTTATCTATAAAAACACTAACGCCAGCGAATACAGAAAAGGATTCCAGGCAACTTATTCATTAACAAACCGTAACTACCGGAACCGTGCTTCCTTGCGATATACTTCCGGCATGAAAAGAAACGGATGGGCCGTAACCGCAATGGCTGCAAGACGATGGGCACAGGAAGGAATCCAAGAGGGAACTTTTTACGATGCTTATGGCGCTTATCTGGGAATCGAGAAAAAATTCAGCGATACTCACACGATGACTTTTAACGCGTTCGCTGCTCCTTACAGAAGATCTACTTCCAGCCCAAACACACAGGAGGTATATGATTTTATGGGGGTTCACTACAACTCCTACTGGGGATGGCAAGACGGCAAAAAAAGAAGTGAGCGTGTAAGACAGGGGTTCCAGCCGATTATTCAGCTTCAGGATTTCTGGAAAATCAACAAAAAATCAAGTTTGGCAACTGCTATTTCATACCAGTTCGGTAAAGATAAGAGCGCGAGATTAGACTGGCAAAGCGTTCCGAACCCGTCACCAACTTATTACAGATACCTTCCTAGCTATTTCTATGGCCAAATGGAAGAAATCCTTTCTGAAAATCCAGGTGCCGATGTATCAAGCTTCAATGATGCTTATCAAACAGCTTTGGCTGGTTGGCAAAGTGGCGATCCTAAATTCACTCAGCTCAACTGGGATAATCTGTACCACAGAAACCAATCCCAAACAGCAGATAATTACTATGGGGTAACAGGAAAAAGAGCACTTTACTATCAGGTAAACGATGTAAGCGACGACAAAATTTTCAATGCTGCAACCCATTACGTTTACAACTTTACCGACACCAGCAAACTATTGCTTAACGTATCTTACCAAAACTACAAATCCGAACTCTACAGAGAGGTTAAAGATCTATTAGGAGCCGATTTTGTTTTAAATAAAGACCCTTTTGCAGCTACTAACAACGCTGGAACATCTGGACTTTATGACGAAGGGGAAGCAAATGTGACCAAAAAGGTTGGCGATAAAATGGGGTATGACTACATCTTCAGAAGACAGGACATCAAAGTTAATCCTGGCTTTAAGTTCCAGACTGGGAAATTCGACGTGTTCATTTCCGGTTTGGCAGGATATTCTACTTCCAACAGAGAAGGTCTATACCACCATTATCTTTACAAAGACTCTTTTGGGAAAAGCAAAGATTACAATTTCTGGGATTTCGGTATGAAGGGACAGATCGTTTATAAAGTTGACGGAAGAAACTTCCTCGTTTATAATGGTGCGTACTTCTCTCAAGCGCCATTCCTGGAAGACTTGTTCATCAACCCAAGAGCAAATGCTTCTGTTGCACCGAACATCAAAAACTCAATCATCAATGCAAATGATTTGAGTTATATCATGAATACTCCGTTTGTAAAAATGAGATTGACCGGATACTTGGTAGATACTCAAAACGATACCAATGTACAAAGGTTCTTTGCAGATGGAATCCAGTTGTCACGAGAAGGACAGGATGGTATTGAAACAACAGTACAGAGTGCTTTCGTAACACAAACGATGACCAATGTTGAAAAAAGAAATATGGGGGTGGAATTTGGAGTCGATGTGAAAGTTCTTCCTACCCTTTCGCTACAAGGATTGGCAAGTTACGGGCAATACACCTACAAAAATGATCCACATGCGTATTTCTCTTCCGATGCAACGGGAGTATTTGAAAACGGATTGCCTTACCTTGATATCGGAAAAGCATACCTTAAGAACTACCGTTTAGGAGGTACTCCACAACAGGGATACTCACTCGGTTTCAGATACAACTCACCAAAATACTGGTGGTTCGGAGCCAACTGGAATTATCTGGACGACAACTTTCTGGATCCTTCAGCAATCATCAGATCAGAAAGATTTGTACAGAATCCTGTCTCAGGTACTCCTTACGCAGGACTTACTGCCGACGATTTGAGAAAAGTACTGGCTCCCACCAAACTACCATCAGCTTATTTCATCAATGCGAATGTTGGTAAATCGTGGAGATTAGGTGCTTACTATGTGCTGATTACTGCCTCTGTTAATAATATTTTGGATAACACCAAATATATCACAGGTGGTTTCGAACAGACAAGAAGGGTAACTTTCCCAGGTTTTGTACAGGAAAACGACCGCCAATATCCACAGTTTGGTCCAAAATACTGGTACACTCAGGGAAGATCTTATTTCATCAATCTACAGGTTAGATTTTAA